From Coriobacteriaceae bacterium, a single genomic window includes:
- a CDS encoding heavy-metal-associated domain-containing protein, protein MSDLLNPANLIVLAVIAVGMFFGLRRIVASTHGKSCCSDGASGKKAKKVVVVDTDASHYPYSDELLIGGMSCDGCAQNVANALNALDGVWATVTYADHTARVRSKRPIDRGVLEAAVRDAGYYVMTL, encoded by the coding sequence ATGAGCGACTTGCTCAACCCTGCGAATCTCATCGTGTTGGCCGTCATTGCCGTCGGCATGTTTTTTGGACTGCGTCGCATTGTCGCTTCGACACACGGAAAGAGCTGCTGCAGCGATGGCGCGAGCGGTAAGAAGGCCAAAAAGGTTGTTGTGGTTGATACCGATGCATCGCACTATCCCTATAGCGATGAGCTACTCATCGGCGGCATGAGCTGTGACGGCTGCGCTCAGAACGTAGCCAATGCCCTCAATGCGCTGGATGGCGTGTGGGCAACGGTGACGTATGCGGACCACACAGCGCGCGTGCGCTCCAAGCGGCCGATCGATCGCGGTGTCCTTGAGGCTGCCGTGAGAGATGCGGGTTACTACGTCATGACGCTGTAG
- a CDS encoding DNA repair protein, with product MAHEQHTYICIDLKTFYASVECVDRGLDPLTTNLVVADESRGRTTICLAITQAMKDLGIHNRCRLFEIPDGIDYITAVPRMQHYMEVSAKIYGIYLEYVSPQDVHVYSIDECFIDVTPYLDLYHTDAEGFACTLRDEVLARTGITATVGTGPNLFQAKVALDITAKHVPSRIGILDDETFRKEIWPHRPITDIWGIGPGVAARLEKYGVYDLMGVAALDENLLYDELGVNAEYLIDHAFGREPTTIADIQAYRPQATSTTTGQVLSKGYAYEQAYTVLREMVDNAVLDLVDKHVVCDSISLFVGYASERADIRRLDASGTAQYVDGCGHLRSSTSSIEPTATAGPELAPRAPKPVQRDDERRRLVREAQAIDGIFVGEHGGKPRGGYAALFAHSNASRKLPERTNSFKKIMGYFDELWAQTVDPKRPVKRINLGFGNLMPEEFATIDLFSDIEADERERDLARAVLAVKGKYGKNALVKGLSFTAGATARERNDQVGGHRA from the coding sequence ATGGCGCACGAGCAGCACACCTATATCTGCATCGACCTCAAGACGTTTTATGCCAGCGTCGAGTGCGTCGACCGTGGGCTCGATCCGCTCACCACCAACCTGGTCGTTGCCGACGAATCGCGCGGGCGCACGACCATCTGCCTCGCCATCACACAGGCTATGAAGGACTTAGGGATTCACAACCGCTGCCGCCTATTTGAGATTCCCGATGGCATCGACTACATCACGGCCGTACCGCGCATGCAGCATTACATGGAGGTGTCGGCGAAAATCTACGGTATCTATCTGGAATACGTCAGCCCCCAGGACGTGCACGTCTACTCCATCGATGAGTGCTTTATCGACGTGACGCCCTATCTGGACCTCTATCACACCGATGCGGAAGGGTTCGCCTGCACGCTGCGCGACGAGGTCCTCGCGCGCACCGGCATCACGGCGACGGTCGGCACCGGCCCCAACCTATTCCAGGCCAAGGTAGCGCTCGACATTACCGCCAAGCACGTACCCAGCCGCATCGGCATACTCGACGACGAGACCTTTCGCAAGGAGATCTGGCCCCATCGTCCCATCACCGATATCTGGGGCATCGGTCCCGGCGTGGCAGCCCGCCTCGAGAAATACGGCGTCTACGATCTGATGGGCGTCGCGGCGCTCGACGAAAACCTGCTTTACGACGAGCTCGGCGTCAATGCCGAATATCTCATCGACCATGCCTTCGGGCGCGAGCCGACAACCATCGCCGATATCCAAGCCTATCGCCCGCAAGCAACTTCGACCACCACAGGACAGGTGCTCTCGAAGGGTTATGCCTACGAACAGGCCTATACCGTCTTGCGCGAGATGGTCGACAACGCCGTTTTAGACTTGGTCGATAAGCACGTGGTCTGCGACAGCATCTCGCTCTTTGTGGGCTACGCGAGCGAACGCGCCGACATACGCCGCCTCGACGCCAGCGGTACAGCGCAGTATGTGGACGGATGCGGGCACCTGCGCTCGAGCACATCGAGTATCGAACCCACCGCAACCGCCGGCCCCGAGCTCGCGCCCCGTGCGCCCAAGCCCGTCCAGCGCGATGACGAACGGCGTCGCCTGGTGCGCGAAGCGCAGGCAATCGATGGCATCTTTGTGGGAGAGCATGGCGGCAAACCGCGCGGTGGCTATGCCGCACTCTTTGCGCACTCCAACGCCTCGCGAAAGCTGCCCGAGCGTACCAATTCGTTCAAGAAGATCATGGGCTATTTCGATGAGCTCTGGGCGCAGACTGTCGATCCCAAACGACCGGTCAAGCGCATCAATCTGGGATTTGGCAACCTCATGCCCGAGGAATTTGCCACCATCGATCTGTTCAGCGATATCGAGGCCGATGAGCGCGAGCGCGACCTGGCACGCGCCGTGCTGGCCGTGAAAGGCAAATACGGCAAGAACGCGCTGGTTAAGGGGCTGAGCTTTACCGCCGGCGCCACCGCGCGCGAACGCAACGATCAGGTAGGAGGACATCGTGCCTAA
- a CDS encoding iron-containing alcohol dehydrogenase: protein MVNYGFGMPTRLVADGDVARWCGRLVAHYGGTKALVVLGGDKHTHDELVSAALGSLDRALLERVLFHCGSFEGDGGDELIDEAVALATDEGVDFVLAIGDADTAGFARELTHRMAALDAGEDGFVPYGCIVSEGKVPAAVGTGEVPVFAIIAPELLEGIGSPLRELLGSVCAAA, encoded by the coding sequence ATGGTCAATTATGGGTTTGGTATGCCGACGCGCCTTGTTGCGGATGGAGACGTGGCTCGCTGGTGCGGACGATTGGTCGCTCACTACGGTGGCACCAAGGCGCTGGTCGTGTTGGGCGGTGACAAACATACGCACGATGAGCTCGTCTCGGCGGCGCTCGGCTCGCTTGATCGAGCCCTACTCGAGCGTGTGCTTTTCCACTGCGGCTCGTTTGAGGGCGACGGGGGAGACGAGCTGATCGACGAAGCCGTGGCCTTGGCGACCGACGAAGGCGTGGACTTTGTCCTGGCGATTGGCGATGCCGATACTGCTGGCTTTGCGCGCGAGCTCACGCATCGCATGGCGGCGCTCGATGCCGGCGAAGACGGCTTTGTGCCTTATGGATGCATTGTCTCGGAGGGCAAGGTGCCTGCTGCCGTGGGCACCGGCGAGGTTCCCGTTTTTGCCATTATCGCGCCCGAACTGCTGGAGGGCATCGGGTCTCCTCTGCGTGAGTTGCTCGGTAGCGTCTGCGCCGCGGCCTAA
- the pgi gene encoding glucose-6-phosphate isomerase gives MATVAAPIDATSTAAWKALEAHQEKLEAEGIDLKAWFAADAERVNKLSFDAGDLHFDLSKNLVTDETVKLLCDLAREVKLEERRDAMFSGEHINTTEDRAVLHTALRRPASEKGQLIVDGQDVVADVHEVLDRMYAFAERVRSGEWKGVTGKKIEHLVSIGIGGSDLGPVMAYEALRPYADAGIDCRYISNIDPNDQAEKLKGLDPETTLVIIVSKTFTTLETLTNAREVKTWMLEQLKAQGAIDGSDEQNAEAVAKHFVAVSTALEKVEAFGIDPANAFGFWNWVGGRYSVDSAVGLSLIVVLGPERFQQFLEGFHAIDEYFCNTPLENNAVALMGLLNVWYVNFFGSKSHAVLPYCQYLHRFPAYLQQLTMESNGKHVRWDGSAVTSDTGEIFWGEPGTNGQHAFYQLLHQGTVVVPADFIAFANTANPATDSGQDVHELFLGNFLAQTKALAFGKTADEVRAEGTPEQIVPARCFEGNRPTTSIFGDTLTPFALGELIALYEHITFVEGTVWGIDSYDQWGVELGKQLAKQITPAFHDDAAKAEQDASTQALIEFYRAHRK, from the coding sequence ATGGCAACTGTTGCCGCACCTATCGACGCTACGTCGACCGCCGCTTGGAAGGCGCTCGAGGCCCATCAGGAGAAGCTCGAGGCCGAGGGTATCGACCTTAAGGCATGGTTCGCTGCCGATGCGGAGCGCGTGAACAAGCTGAGCTTTGATGCCGGCGACCTGCACTTCGATCTGTCCAAGAACCTGGTGACCGATGAGACCGTCAAGCTGCTGTGCGATCTTGCCCGCGAGGTGAAGCTCGAGGAGCGCCGTGACGCCATGTTCTCCGGCGAGCACATCAACACCACCGAGGACCGCGCTGTTCTGCACACTGCGCTTCGCCGTCCGGCAAGCGAGAAGGGCCAGCTCATCGTCGACGGTCAGGATGTCGTCGCCGACGTGCACGAGGTCCTCGATCGCATGTATGCCTTCGCCGAGCGCGTGCGCTCCGGTGAGTGGAAGGGCGTTACCGGCAAGAAGATCGAGCACCTGGTGTCCATCGGCATCGGTGGCTCCGATCTGGGCCCGGTCATGGCCTACGAGGCTCTGCGTCCCTATGCCGACGCCGGTATCGACTGCCGCTACATCTCCAACATCGACCCCAACGACCAGGCCGAGAAGCTTAAGGGTCTGGATCCCGAGACCACGCTCGTGATCATCGTCTCCAAGACCTTCACCACGCTCGAGACCCTCACCAACGCTCGCGAGGTCAAGACCTGGATGCTCGAGCAGCTCAAGGCTCAGGGGGCTATCGATGGCTCCGATGAGCAGAACGCCGAGGCCGTGGCAAAGCACTTCGTCGCCGTCTCCACCGCACTCGAGAAGGTTGAGGCCTTCGGTATCGACCCCGCCAACGCCTTCGGTTTCTGGAACTGGGTCGGCGGCCGCTATTCCGTTGACTCCGCCGTGGGCCTGTCGCTGATCGTCGTGCTCGGCCCCGAGCGCTTCCAGCAGTTCCTCGAGGGCTTCCACGCCATCGACGAGTACTTCTGCAACACCCCGCTCGAGAACAATGCCGTCGCGCTGATGGGCCTGCTCAACGTCTGGTACGTCAACTTCTTCGGTTCCAAGAGCCACGCCGTGCTGCCGTACTGCCAGTACCTGCACCGCTTCCCGGCCTACCTGCAGCAGCTCACCATGGAGTCCAACGGCAAGCATGTCCGTTGGGACGGCAGCGCCGTGACCTCCGACACCGGTGAGATCTTCTGGGGCGAGCCCGGCACCAACGGCCAGCATGCCTTCTACCAGCTGCTGCACCAGGGCACCGTGGTGGTCCCGGCCGACTTTATCGCTTTCGCCAACACTGCCAACCCCGCAACCGATAGCGGCCAGGATGTCCACGAGCTGTTCCTGGGCAACTTCCTGGCCCAGACCAAGGCACTCGCCTTTGGCAAGACGGCCGACGAGGTTCGTGCCGAGGGCACGCCCGAGCAGATCGTCCCGGCTCGCTGCTTTGAGGGCAACCGCCCGACGACCTCGATCTTCGGCGACACGCTGACCCCGTTTGCGCTCGGCGAGCTCATTGCCCTGTACGAGCACATCACGTTTGTCGAGGGCACGGTCTGGGGCATCGACTCCTACGACCAGTGGGGCGTCGAGCTGGGCAAGCAGCTTGCCAAGCAGATTACCCCTGCCTTCCACGACGACGCCGCCAAGGCCGAGCAGGACGCTTCGACTCAGGCGCTCATCGAGTTCTATCGCGCGCACCGTAAGTAG
- a CDS encoding type IV secretory system conjugative DNA transfer family protein gives MSNLASRLAASESASSTILAKDRTLSCDTRQTGLNNNALVIGPSGAGKTRNVLKPNLLQMNASYIVLDTKGTLCREVGPVLAAHGYRVQCLNFADLNTVPAPAPGIERCGYNPLRHIRRKADGRPNQQDILSVAKAICPIEDNNQPFWDHAAANLLSCLIAYVTEQLPADEQTISSVIKLIEHLQDGATGRLFDDLITTDPQSYALSLWRRYAITQNAERMHASIVGILAEKVMCLGFDGAAQLYRECHQVDFASMGHTPRALFVTVSDIDRNLDPLTGLFISQAFMGLIREADRQPDGSLPVPVRFMLDDFANLQIPQIDNVLSIIRSRNIWATLLLQSTNQLDALYGEARARSIMGNCDTHLVLAFQDPESARVFSDRADALPSTLMATPIDRSWLFVRGRTPEQVERFRLEDHPLYGELPEAQRGHAEAEI, from the coding sequence ATGTCTAACCTCGCCAGCCGCCTCGCCGCATCTGAGTCCGCATCGTCCACCATCCTCGCCAAGGATCGAACGCTTTCCTGCGACACCCGCCAAACGGGACTCAACAACAACGCACTTGTGATCGGCCCCTCGGGAGCCGGCAAGACCCGAAACGTCCTCAAGCCCAACCTGCTGCAAATGAACGCAAGCTACATCGTGCTCGACACCAAAGGCACGCTCTGTCGCGAAGTGGGACCCGTGCTGGCAGCCCACGGTTACCGCGTGCAATGTCTCAACTTCGCCGACCTCAACACCGTCCCGGCCCCTGCGCCCGGCATCGAGCGCTGCGGCTACAACCCCCTGAGGCACATTCGCCGCAAGGCGGACGGCAGGCCCAACCAGCAGGACATCCTCTCGGTGGCAAAGGCCATCTGCCCCATCGAGGACAACAACCAGCCTTTTTGGGATCATGCGGCGGCAAACCTGCTGTCGTGTCTTATCGCCTACGTCACCGAACAGCTACCCGCCGACGAGCAGACGATCAGCTCGGTCATCAAGCTGATCGAGCACCTGCAGGACGGTGCCACGGGTCGATTGTTCGACGACCTGATCACGACCGACCCCCAAAGCTATGCCCTCTCGCTATGGCGGCGCTACGCCATTACGCAAAATGCCGAGCGCATGCACGCGAGCATCGTCGGCATCCTTGCCGAAAAGGTCATGTGTCTGGGATTCGACGGTGCGGCACAGCTCTATCGTGAGTGCCATCAGGTGGACTTCGCTTCCATGGGACACACCCCCCGCGCCCTGTTTGTAACCGTGAGCGATATTGACCGCAATCTCGATCCGCTGACCGGCCTCTTTATTTCGCAGGCGTTTATGGGCCTCATTCGTGAGGCCGATAGGCAGCCCGACGGCAGTCTGCCCGTGCCCGTGCGCTTTATGCTCGATGACTTCGCAAATCTGCAGATCCCCCAGATCGACAACGTGCTCTCGATTATCCGAAGCCGCAACATCTGGGCAACGCTGCTGCTGCAGTCGACCAACCAGCTCGATGCGCTCTATGGCGAGGCACGCGCACGCTCCATCATGGGCAACTGCGACACGCATCTGGTGCTGGCGTTCCAGGATCCCGAGAGTGCCCGGGTGTTTTCCGACCGCGCCGACGCGCTGCCCAGCACGCTCATGGCGACGCCGATTGATCGCTCGTGGCTCTTTGTACGCGGTCGCACTCCCGAACAGGTCGAGCGCTTTAGGCTCGAAGACCATCCGCTCTACGGGGAGCTGCCCGAGGCGCAGCGAGGCCATGCGGAGGCCGAGATCTAG
- a CDS encoding ATP-dependent Clp protease proteolytic subunit has protein sequence MDTNHSPIISPLTMRESARGITLTSIYDEMLARRELSVMGNIETPMAHDLCQQIRLLDATDPSRPITIFVASVGGSVRSGLAIYDAMRLASCPIRTVCLEFAASMGAVIFMGGDDRRMAPHAELMIHDPLIPQGAGGSALALQETSRRLMQTRKTLTQILSDRSGLTPKRIQSLTAKDTYLSAERAVELGFAHEILSTTKEVAHV, from the coding sequence ATGGACACCAATCATTCCCCCATCATCAGCCCCCTCACCATGCGTGAATCCGCCCGAGGTATCACGCTCACCAGCATTTACGATGAGATGCTCGCCCGTCGCGAGCTCTCCGTCATGGGAAACATCGAAACCCCGATGGCCCACGACCTATGCCAGCAGATCCGCCTGCTCGATGCCACCGACCCCAGCCGCCCCATCACCATATTTGTCGCCAGCGTCGGCGGAAGCGTGCGATCGGGTCTTGCGATCTATGACGCCATGCGCCTCGCATCGTGCCCCATCCGCACCGTCTGCCTGGAATTCGCCGCGTCCATGGGCGCCGTGATCTTTATGGGCGGCGACGATCGCCGTATGGCGCCCCATGCAGAGCTCATGATTCACGACCCGCTGATCCCCCAGGGGGCAGGCGGCTCGGCACTTGCGCTGCAGGAAACCAGCCGGCGTCTCATGCAGACCCGCAAGACCCTCACGCAAATCCTCTCGGACCGCAGCGGCCTCACGCCCAAGCGCATCCAGTCCCTCACTGCAAAAGACACCTACCTTTCGGCCGAGCGCGCCGTCGAGCTCGGCTTTGCCCACGAAATCCTCTCGACCACCAAGGAGGTCGCCCATGTCTAA
- the deoC gene encoding deoxyribose-phosphate aldolase — protein sequence MTLAKPINKYIDYIDAPEDTFEQYVEKALKYNFRCVFANLQEYETGRAMLEGSDIILAGAIDFPQGTMTLEEKLARFEEYAACGFTEIDYVLNQGSIENRDFDAIEREMTTIADFCRAHGITDKVIVEMCKLDGDDAAKRRVCEIALEAKPGFLKTSTGRSFGGAKLEDVRLMHEVLGDAVAIKAAGGIHNYEEACAFIEAGASALGASAGIAIVEGAPTDERR from the coding sequence ATGACGCTTGCCAAACCCATCAATAAATACATCGACTATATCGATGCCCCCGAGGACACGTTTGAGCAGTATGTCGAGAAGGCGTTAAAGTACAACTTTCGCTGCGTATTTGCGAACCTGCAGGAGTACGAGACGGGCCGCGCCATGCTCGAGGGCTCTGACATCATCCTTGCCGGCGCTATCGACTTTCCCCAGGGCACTATGACGCTTGAGGAGAAGCTTGCGAGGTTTGAGGAATACGCTGCGTGTGGCTTTACCGAGATTGACTACGTTTTGAATCAGGGGTCGATCGAGAACCGCGATTTTGATGCCATCGAGCGCGAGATGACTACCATTGCTGATTTTTGTCGCGCGCATGGCATCACTGACAAGGTAATCGTCGAGATGTGCAAGCTGGACGGCGACGACGCCGCCAAGCGCCGTGTATGCGAGATCGCGCTGGAGGCCAAGCCGGGATTCCTTAAGACATCGACCGGCAGAAGCTTTGGCGGTGCTAAGCTCGAGGACGTGCGGCTGATGCACGAGGTGCTCGGCGATGCCGTGGCAATCAAGGCGGCGGGCGGTATCCATAATTACGAAGAGGCTTGCGCATTCATCGAGGCCGGCGCCAGCGCGTTAGGTGCATCGGCGGGCATCGCGATCGTCGAGGGCGCACCGACGGATGAGCGTCGCTAG
- a CDS encoding Cof-type HAD-IIB family hydrolase, which translates to MAIKAIAMDIDGTLTNDQKVISPRTREKLLAAQESGIKLILASGRPAWGLHALAQELDLQNHDGLLVAFNGAHVVDAQTDEVLFDQAMPADELHRLIDHLRNFDVIPMISLGRDLHVEDSYRCMITLPDGSQKNIVKYERDACDLKIREVESLHEVADAYPVDKLLTAGDPAYLQAHYEEMYAPFKQTLSGMFTADWYFEYTAPGIDKARALEGALPKLGIDASEVVSFGDGQNDKSMIEWAGTGVAMGNAVDEVKAVAQMVTANNNEDGIAVALDKLLG; encoded by the coding sequence ATGGCAATCAAAGCCATCGCGATGGATATCGACGGTACGCTCACCAACGATCAGAAAGTGATTAGCCCGCGTACGCGCGAGAAGCTGCTCGCGGCGCAGGAGTCGGGCATTAAGCTCATTTTGGCTTCGGGCCGTCCCGCATGGGGGCTCCACGCCTTGGCGCAGGAGCTCGACCTCCAAAACCATGACGGTCTGCTAGTTGCCTTTAACGGCGCACACGTCGTCGATGCCCAGACCGACGAGGTACTGTTCGATCAGGCTATGCCTGCCGACGAATTGCATCGCCTGATTGATCACCTGCGTAATTTTGACGTGATCCCTATGATTTCGCTCGGTCGCGATTTGCACGTCGAGGACTCGTACCGCTGCATGATCACGCTGCCTGACGGCTCGCAGAAAAACATCGTCAAATACGAGCGCGATGCGTGCGATCTTAAGATCCGCGAGGTCGAGAGCCTGCATGAGGTCGCTGATGCTTATCCCGTGGACAAGCTGCTGACGGCGGGCGATCCAGCCTACCTGCAGGCGCATTACGAGGAGATGTATGCGCCCTTTAAGCAGACGCTTTCGGGCATGTTTACGGCCGACTGGTACTTTGAGTACACGGCGCCCGGTATCGACAAGGCCCGTGCGCTCGAGGGTGCCCTGCCCAAGCTCGGCATCGATGCCAGCGAGGTCGTTTCGTTTGGCGACGGCCAGAATGACAAGTCCATGATTGAGTGGGCCGGCACCGGTGTTGCCATGGGCAACGCCGTCGATGAGGTTAAGGCAGTTGCCCAGATGGTGACCGCCAATAACAACGAAGACGGTATCGCGGTGGCGCTGGATAAGCTGCTGGGCTAG
- a CDS encoding HAD family phosphatase, with translation MSAFPFDAVIFDMDGVIVDTEYYYLGETAAFAKELGLNLTQEELNGQVGTSHQFFLRMLVDWFERAGKGHFTGEEALARWDEWAHKRPRDYQALINPGAVDTIRELPRRGVRVALASSSPMDSIEEVLNACGLSDAFEYVVSGEQFKESKPEPDIYLHALDLLGLPANRCCCVEDSVPGITAGKRAGLTVIAKREERFGFSQDAADKIIDQLPELLELA, from the coding sequence GTGTCCGCATTTCCGTTCGACGCCGTTATCTTTGACATGGACGGCGTCATTGTCGATACCGAGTATTACTACCTGGGCGAGACTGCCGCGTTTGCCAAGGAGCTTGGGCTTAACCTAACCCAAGAGGAGCTGAACGGGCAGGTCGGTACCTCGCATCAGTTCTTTCTCCGCATGCTGGTCGATTGGTTTGAGCGTGCCGGTAAGGGGCATTTTACTGGCGAGGAAGCGTTGGCCCGTTGGGATGAGTGGGCGCATAAACGTCCGCGCGACTATCAGGCTTTGATTAACCCAGGCGCCGTGGATACGATTCGAGAGCTGCCGCGCCGCGGCGTTCGCGTGGCGCTTGCCAGCTCGTCGCCCATGGATAGCATCGAGGAAGTGCTCAACGCATGTGGGCTGTCGGATGCCTTTGAGTATGTGGTGAGCGGCGAGCAGTTTAAGGAGAGCAAGCCCGAGCCCGACATCTATCTGCATGCGCTGGACCTGCTGGGGCTGCCCGCGAATCGCTGCTGCTGCGTTGAGGATTCGGTGCCTGGCATCACTGCCGGCAAGCGCGCCGGTCTGACAGTCATCGCTAAGCGCGAGGAGCGCTTTGGCTTTAGCCAGGATGCCGCGGACAAGATTATCGACCAGCTGCCGGAGCTGCTGGAACTCGCGTAG
- a CDS encoding PfkB family carbohydrate kinase produces MAFNVSALGFGDNVVDCYEHIHTMYPGGNAVNFAVYAKKCGAARSAYMGIFGNDAAAEHVIASLEDEDVELAKCKQLIGENGAARVTVVNGDRVFLGSNEGGIRGDARYVLDRFDLAYVKQFDVVHSGNYCFTERELPKLKAAGITVSFDFSDDSTDEYYEQIAPYVDFAFFSAADAASEDEIRERLAWVRSLGPRFVSATAGAEGCIAYDGDRYYRQLAKPVTDMKDTMGAGDSFLTSFLMCYLDSVKRGEDGAEAIERALDFAAGFASTVCGMEGSWGHGVPISE; encoded by the coding sequence ATGGCATTTAACGTGAGCGCACTGGGGTTTGGCGACAACGTCGTCGACTGCTACGAGCATATCCACACAATGTATCCGGGTGGCAATGCGGTGAACTTTGCCGTGTATGCCAAGAAGTGCGGCGCCGCGCGCTCCGCGTATATGGGCATCTTTGGTAATGACGCTGCTGCTGAGCATGTGATTGCGAGTCTTGAGGATGAGGACGTTGAGCTTGCCAAGTGCAAGCAGCTCATCGGCGAGAACGGTGCGGCACGCGTGACCGTCGTTAACGGCGACCGTGTTTTCCTTGGCTCCAATGAGGGCGGCATCCGTGGTGATGCGCGCTATGTGCTCGATCGCTTTGACCTTGCGTACGTGAAGCAGTTCGACGTAGTCCACTCGGGCAACTATTGCTTTACCGAGCGTGAACTTCCCAAGTTGAAGGCCGCGGGCATCACGGTTTCGTTTGACTTCTCGGACGATTCGACCGACGAGTACTACGAGCAGATTGCTCCCTACGTTGACTTCGCGTTCTTTAGCGCGGCAGACGCCGCGAGTGAGGATGAGATTCGCGAGCGTCTGGCATGGGTGAGGAGCCTAGGTCCGCGTTTCGTATCGGCAACGGCTGGCGCTGAGGGCTGCATTGCCTATGATGGCGATCGTTATTACCGCCAACTGGCTAAGCCGGTAACGGATATGAAGGACACCATGGGTGCGGGCGACTCATTCCTGACTTCGTTCCTGATGTGTTATCTCGATTCCGTCAAGCGTGGCGAGGATGGTGCCGAGGCCATCGAGCGTGCACTCGACTTTGCGGCGGGGTTTGCTTCGACCGTATGCGGCATGGAAGGCTCCTGGGGCCATGGAGTGCCGATTTCCGAATAG
- a CDS encoding TatD family hydrolase: MEPRLFDAHCHLDLMAHPDAVADEATALGLGLFDCGVDPRDFSAANERAHRQPSIIAGIGLHPWWLADGRCGPAEINLLCEVAAQERYIGEVGLDFSARFAGSEPLQTQALDRLCEALAQHPLTGRVISIHDVRSAGAVLDVLESHGLLIPNPDSPAIIFHWFSGTSDELVRARNAGCYFSVNERMLATKRGREYARQIPLDRLLLETDAPAEANTETSAQSLIRSLTWTSERIVSLKNRDAECIESAVLANAHSVFDLR; this comes from the coding sequence ATGGAGCCCCGGTTATTTGATGCACACTGCCATCTTGATTTGATGGCTCACCCGGACGCCGTTGCCGATGAGGCGACGGCACTGGGCTTGGGCCTATTTGATTGCGGCGTCGATCCACGTGACTTTTCGGCCGCAAACGAGCGCGCCCATCGCCAACCAAGCATCATCGCCGGCATTGGGCTTCACCCCTGGTGGCTTGCCGACGGTCGCTGCGGTCCTGCCGAAATCAATCTGCTTTGCGAAGTTGCAGCCCAAGAGCGCTACATCGGCGAGGTGGGACTCGACTTTTCTGCGCGCTTTGCCGGAAGCGAGCCGCTGCAAACACAGGCACTTGACCGGCTCTGCGAGGCTCTCGCGCAACATCCTCTTACCGGGCGTGTGATATCAATTCACGACGTTCGTTCGGCAGGAGCCGTACTGGACGTCCTCGAATCGCATGGACTACTCATCCCAAACCCCGACTCCCCCGCTATCATCTTCCACTGGTTTAGCGGTACTTCGGACGAACTCGTCCGCGCGCGTAATGCGGGCTGTTATTTTTCCGTGAACGAGCGGATGCTCGCCACCAAGCGCGGTCGCGAATACGCCCGACAGATCCCACTCGATCGTTTACTGCTCGAGACCGATGCGCCGGCGGAGGCAAACACCGAAACAAGCGCACAGTCGCTTATCAGATCGCTCACATGGACCTCAGAACGCATCGTCTCACTCAAAAACCGCGACGCAGAGTGCATCGAGTCGGCAGTTTTAGCAAATGCGCACTCTGTTTTTGACCTTCGCTAG